Proteins encoded together in one Corvus hawaiiensis isolate bCorHaw1 chromosome 15, bCorHaw1.pri.cur, whole genome shotgun sequence window:
- the MYOT gene encoding myotilin isoform X3, whose product MQSPSLSLAGSAYGATPVFTKGLQNIRATKGQLVVFECRIHSTPSLQVHWYREYDQIVDSADFRILRKKACSTAVPEEVCTLVITEAFPEDSGIFKCVAENEFGSAASSAHLSVSPGAKELESFGGAAHRPAVQVTMKKPTFPRNSQTGAKDRGAAALPSYSPESPGLGTRAAATSFGKTNTKSQAEDFHGAYENSPRASPLRENPHQESLYSARQGFHSSQEPSQENFCGLPPSFYQPPIQSQLSPTKTQDSRETSPMSVPNLPSVSSMCQPTMFNYERPKHFIQSKNVCQGQQQPPGPAASTESNREIKQSSILIQPRNPSGQKFSSSSSLSSSITLSSPSCSAPKESTYPITPASAQSPASSSSEQRLQSMPNQSPAAFLCSVLPSQPDYNSPAPSPMEPHYSQPMYNKQASINSMQKTSDQEIRGTKEALIQDLEKKLRCKDSLLQNGNQRLTYEERMARRLLGPVNAASVLDSQGEDNMQNAQHQNAENIRLQVPTTHVRSRPSSRADDRGHDSIQEKFFQPRFTQVPEDAVIEEGRFCRLDFKVSGLPTPDVMWYQNGRMVHQDQFHKMIVSEKGFHSFIFEAVKSADAGTYECVAVNRAGEASFTVKVEVIAKEHHMPPTFIFKPQSKKVFEGDTARLECQISAIPTPRIYWKRNNEMVQYNTDRISLLHDNTGRICLLIHNANKKDAGWYTVSAVNGAGVATCHARLEVATHANKPLPAPKQLRVRPTFSKYLALNGRGLDVKQAFSPEGEFQRLAEQSGLYESDEL is encoded by the exons ATGCAGAGTCCctcgctgagcctggctgggtcTGCCTATGGAGCCACACCTGTGTTTACAAAG GGTCTACAAAACATAAGAGCTACCAAGGGTCAGCTGGTGGTATTTGAGTGTCGCATTCACTCCACACCCAGCCTGCAGGTTCACTGGTACAGGGAATATGATCAGATCGTGGATTCTGCCGATTTCCGAATACTGCGGAAAA AGGCTTGTTCAACAGCAGTTCCTG AGGAAGTCTGCACCCTGGTTATTACAGAAGCTTTTCCAGAAGACTCTGGAATATTTAAATGTGTTGCTGAAAATGAATTTGGATCTGCAGCATCCAGTGCACATCTCTCTGTTTCCCCAG GAGCTAAAGAGCTGGAAAGCTTTGGAGGTGCTGCCCACCGGCCAGCTGTGCAGGTCACCATGAAGAAACCGACCTTTCCTAGGAACAGCCAGACAGGAGCCAAGGACCgtggggcagctgctctgccatccTACAGCCCAGAGAGCCCCGGCCTGGGCACTCGAGCAGCGGCCACAAGCTTTGGTAAGACGAACACCAAGAGCCAAGCTGAAGATTTCCATGGAGCTTATGAAAATTCACCTCGGGCTTCACCTCTGCG GGAAAATCCACACCAAGAAAGCCTCTATTCTGCAAGGCAAGGGTTCCATTCTAGCCAGGAGCCCAGCCAAGAAAACTTTTGTGGCCTACCACCTAGCTTTTACCAGCCACCTATCCAAAGCCAATTATCACCAACAAAAACCCAGGACAGCCGTGAAACCTCTCCTATGAGTGTCCCTAATCTCCCATCTGTTTCCTCTATGTGCCAACCAACCATGTTTAACTACGAACGTCCAAAACACTTTATCCAATCTAAGAATGTGTGTCAAGGGCAACAGCAGCCTCCAGGACCTGCAGCCTCTACAGAGTCAAACAGAGAAATCAAACAGTCCTCCATCCTCATACAGCCTCGTAACCCCAGTGGGCAGAAATTCTCCTCCTCGTCATCGCTGAGCTCTTCAATCACGCTCTCCTCGCCTTCCTGTAGTGCCCCTAAGGAATCCACATATCCCATCACACCTGCATCTGCACAGTCTCCTGCTAGCTCATCATCCGAGCAGAGGCTTCAATCCATGCCTAACCAATCCCCCGCAGCATTCCTGTGCTCAGTGCTCCCCTCGCAGCCTGACTATAAcagcccagctccttctcccaTGGAACCTCA TTACTCACAGCCCATGTATAACAAGCAAGCCAGCATCAACTCTATGCAGAAGACATCAGACCAAGAAATTCGAGGAACAAAAGAGGCCCTCATTCAGGACTTGGAAAAGAAACTCCGATGCAAAGACAGCCTTCTCCAGAACGGCAACCAG CGATTGACTTATGAAGAAAGAATGGCTCGCAGGCTGCTTGGACCAGTAAATGCTGCCTCTGTACTGGACTCACAGGGTGAAGACAACATGCAGAATGCACAG CACCAGAATGCAGAAAACATCAGGCTGCAGGTTCCTACAACACATGTAAG GAGCAGACCATCCTCAAGAGCCGACGATCGTGGACATGACTCAATCCAGGAAAAGTTCTTTCAGCCACGTTTCACACAAGTGCCTGAAGATGCAGTGATTGAGGAGGGGCGCTTCTGCAGGCTGGACTTCAAA GTTAGCGGGCTCCCAACCCCTGATGTGATGTGGTACCAGAATGGAAGGATGGTTCATCAGGATCAGTTCCATAAAATGATAGTGTCAGAAAAGGGATTCCACTCGTTTATTTTTGAAGCAGTCAAATCAGCTGATGCAGGAACATATGAATGTGTGGCTGTCAACCGTGCAGGAGAGGCATCTTTCACAGTAAAAGTGGAAGTGATTG CAAAAGAACATCACATGCCTCCAACTTTCATCTTCAAGCCACAAAGCAAAAAGGTTTTTGAAGGAGACACAGCCAGACTCGAATGCCAGATCTCTGCCATCCCAACACCTCGGATttactggaaaagaaacaacGAAATGGTACAATATAATACAGACCGAATAAG CTTGCTCCATGACAATACTGGAAGGATTTGCCTCCTGATCCATAATGCAAACAAGAAGGATGCTGGCTGGTACACCGTGTCTGCTGTCAACGGGGCAGGGGTGGCCACATGCCACGCCAGGCTAGAAGTCGCAA caCATGCAAATAAGCCACTTCCAGCCCCAAAGCAGTTACGGGTTCGACCAACTTTTAGCAAGTACTTGGCACTTAATGGAAGAGGACTGGATGTGAAACAAGCTTTCTCACCAGAAGGGGAGTTTCAGCGTTTGGCTGAGCAGTCTGGACTG
- the MYOT gene encoding myotilin isoform X1 translates to MSVPNLPSVSSMCQPTMFNYERPKHFIQSKNVCQGQQQPPGPAASTESNREIKQSSILIQPRNPSGQKFSSSSSLSSSITLSSPSCSAPKESTYPITPASAQSPASSSSEQRLQSMPNQSPAAFLCSVLPSQPDYNSPAPSPMEPHYSQPMYNKQASINSMQKTSDQEIRGTKEALIQDLEKKLRCKDSLLQNGNQRLTYEERMARRLLGPVNAASVLDSQGEDNMQNAQHQNAENIRLQVPTTHVRSRPSSRADDRGHDSIQEKFFQPRFTQVPEDAVIEEGRFCRLDFKVSGLPTPDVMWYQNGRMVHQDQFHKMIVSEKGFHSFIFEAVKSADAGTYECVAVNRAGEASFTVKVEVIAKEHHMPPTFIFKPQSKKVFEGDTARLECQISAIPTPRIYWKRNNEMVQYNTDRISLLHDNTGRICLLIHNANKKDAGWYTVSAVNGAGVATCHARLEVATHANKPLPAPKQLRVRPTFSKYLALNGRGLDVKQAFSPEGEFQRLAEQSGLYESDEL, encoded by the exons ATGAGTGTCCCTAATCTCCCATCTGTTTCCTCTATGTGCCAACCAACCATGTTTAACTACGAACGTCCAAAACACTTTATCCAATCTAAGAATGTGTGTCAAGGGCAACAGCAGCCTCCAGGACCTGCAGCCTCTACAGAGTCAAACAGAGAAATCAAACAGTCCTCCATCCTCATACAGCCTCGTAACCCCAGTGGGCAGAAATTCTCCTCCTCGTCATCGCTGAGCTCTTCAATCACGCTCTCCTCGCCTTCCTGTAGTGCCCCTAAGGAATCCACATATCCCATCACACCTGCATCTGCACAGTCTCCTGCTAGCTCATCATCCGAGCAGAGGCTTCAATCCATGCCTAACCAATCCCCCGCAGCATTCCTGTGCTCAGTGCTCCCCTCGCAGCCTGACTATAAcagcccagctccttctcccaTGGAACCTCA TTACTCACAGCCCATGTATAACAAGCAAGCCAGCATCAACTCTATGCAGAAGACATCAGACCAAGAAATTCGAGGAACAAAAGAGGCCCTCATTCAGGACTTGGAAAAGAAACTCCGATGCAAAGACAGCCTTCTCCAGAACGGCAACCAG CGATTGACTTATGAAGAAAGAATGGCTCGCAGGCTGCTTGGACCAGTAAATGCTGCCTCTGTACTGGACTCACAGGGTGAAGACAACATGCAGAATGCACAG CACCAGAATGCAGAAAACATCAGGCTGCAGGTTCCTACAACACATGTAAG GAGCAGACCATCCTCAAGAGCCGACGATCGTGGACATGACTCAATCCAGGAAAAGTTCTTTCAGCCACGTTTCACACAAGTGCCTGAAGATGCAGTGATTGAGGAGGGGCGCTTCTGCAGGCTGGACTTCAAA GTTAGCGGGCTCCCAACCCCTGATGTGATGTGGTACCAGAATGGAAGGATGGTTCATCAGGATCAGTTCCATAAAATGATAGTGTCAGAAAAGGGATTCCACTCGTTTATTTTTGAAGCAGTCAAATCAGCTGATGCAGGAACATATGAATGTGTGGCTGTCAACCGTGCAGGAGAGGCATCTTTCACAGTAAAAGTGGAAGTGATTG CAAAAGAACATCACATGCCTCCAACTTTCATCTTCAAGCCACAAAGCAAAAAGGTTTTTGAAGGAGACACAGCCAGACTCGAATGCCAGATCTCTGCCATCCCAACACCTCGGATttactggaaaagaaacaacGAAATGGTACAATATAATACAGACCGAATAAG CTTGCTCCATGACAATACTGGAAGGATTTGCCTCCTGATCCATAATGCAAACAAGAAGGATGCTGGCTGGTACACCGTGTCTGCTGTCAACGGGGCAGGGGTGGCCACATGCCACGCCAGGCTAGAAGTCGCAA caCATGCAAATAAGCCACTTCCAGCCCCAAAGCAGTTACGGGTTCGACCAACTTTTAGCAAGTACTTGGCACTTAATGGAAGAGGACTGGATGTGAAACAAGCTTTCTCACCAGAAGGGGAGTTTCAGCGTTTGGCTGAGCAGTCTGGACTG
- the MYOT gene encoding myotilin isoform X2, with amino-acid sequence MYNKQASINSMQKTSDQEIRGTKEALIQDLEKKLRCKDSLLQNGNQRLTYEERMARRLLGPVNAASVLDSQGEDNMQNAQHQNAENIRLQVPTTHVRSRPSSRADDRGHDSIQEKFFQPRFTQVPEDAVIEEGRFCRLDFKVSGLPTPDVMWYQNGRMVHQDQFHKMIVSEKGFHSFIFEAVKSADAGTYECVAVNRAGEASFTVKVEVIAKEHHMPPTFIFKPQSKKVFEGDTARLECQISAIPTPRIYWKRNNEMVQYNTDRISLLHDNTGRICLLIHNANKKDAGWYTVSAVNGAGVATCHARLEVATHANKPLPAPKQLRVRPTFSKYLALNGRGLDVKQAFSPEGEFQRLAEQSGLYESDEL; translated from the exons ATGTATAACAAGCAAGCCAGCATCAACTCTATGCAGAAGACATCAGACCAAGAAATTCGAGGAACAAAAGAGGCCCTCATTCAGGACTTGGAAAAGAAACTCCGATGCAAAGACAGCCTTCTCCAGAACGGCAACCAG CGATTGACTTATGAAGAAAGAATGGCTCGCAGGCTGCTTGGACCAGTAAATGCTGCCTCTGTACTGGACTCACAGGGTGAAGACAACATGCAGAATGCACAG CACCAGAATGCAGAAAACATCAGGCTGCAGGTTCCTACAACACATGTAAG GAGCAGACCATCCTCAAGAGCCGACGATCGTGGACATGACTCAATCCAGGAAAAGTTCTTTCAGCCACGTTTCACACAAGTGCCTGAAGATGCAGTGATTGAGGAGGGGCGCTTCTGCAGGCTGGACTTCAAA GTTAGCGGGCTCCCAACCCCTGATGTGATGTGGTACCAGAATGGAAGGATGGTTCATCAGGATCAGTTCCATAAAATGATAGTGTCAGAAAAGGGATTCCACTCGTTTATTTTTGAAGCAGTCAAATCAGCTGATGCAGGAACATATGAATGTGTGGCTGTCAACCGTGCAGGAGAGGCATCTTTCACAGTAAAAGTGGAAGTGATTG CAAAAGAACATCACATGCCTCCAACTTTCATCTTCAAGCCACAAAGCAAAAAGGTTTTTGAAGGAGACACAGCCAGACTCGAATGCCAGATCTCTGCCATCCCAACACCTCGGATttactggaaaagaaacaacGAAATGGTACAATATAATACAGACCGAATAAG CTTGCTCCATGACAATACTGGAAGGATTTGCCTCCTGATCCATAATGCAAACAAGAAGGATGCTGGCTGGTACACCGTGTCTGCTGTCAACGGGGCAGGGGTGGCCACATGCCACGCCAGGCTAGAAGTCGCAA caCATGCAAATAAGCCACTTCCAGCCCCAAAGCAGTTACGGGTTCGACCAACTTTTAGCAAGTACTTGGCACTTAATGGAAGAGGACTGGATGTGAAACAAGCTTTCTCACCAGAAGGGGAGTTTCAGCGTTTGGCTGAGCAGTCTGGACTG